The following coding sequences are from one Equus caballus isolate H_3958 breed thoroughbred chromosome 27, TB-T2T, whole genome shotgun sequence window:
- the DEFA36L gene encoding Paneth cell-specific alpha-defensin 36L precursor has product MRTLALLAALLLLVFQAQAKPLGEKDDQVPARDEPGAKVPDTIISFEGDERATRQVSGHKKPKLCVCRVLPCFCL; this is encoded by the exons ATGAGGACCCTCGCCCTCCTCGCAGCTCTTCTCCTCTTGGTCTTCCAGGCCCAGGCTAAGCCCCTGGGAGAGAAAGATGACCAGGTTCCAGCCCGGGACGAGCCTGGGGCCAAGGTTCCGGACACGATCATCTCCTTTGAGGGGGATGAACGCGCCACTCGACAGGTTTCAG GCCATAAGAAACCAAAGTTGTGTGTCTGCCGAGTCCTACCCTGCTTCTGTTTGTGA